One region of Desulfovibrio sp. JC010 genomic DNA includes:
- the ffh gene encoding signal recognition particle protein, with translation MFDSLSDRLSEAFKNFKGQGRLDEKNIQAGLREVRLALLEADVNYKVVKDFVEKVKERALGQEVQKSLSPGQQVIKVVNDELTELLGGEQEGLSLTKGKLSKIMMVGLQGSGKTTSSAKIALYLRRKKFKPYLVPADVYRPAAIDQLHVLAKQLDMPAYPSTTEMNPVDICRDAMVKAEEAGCDVLLFDTAGRLHIDEPLMEELASIKEECTPDEILFVADAMTGQDAVNVASTFDDKLDVTGVVLTKMDGDARGGAALSIKSVTGKSVKFVGMGEKLNELELFYPDRAASRILGMGDVLSLIEKAQSVMDEGEAEELTEKFRKAKFDLEDFRTQMRRMKKIGSMGSIMKMIPGLGGLTKQLGDMEIPDKELNRIEAIISSMTMEERRQPKLINPSRRQRIAKGSGVKLEEVNQMLKNFEQMSKMMKKMMGGKGGKGKMPKMPNMPGMPGLGGGAGMPGMPGMEGLEGMEGMGGMVQPTKAKSKKTLQARKKKKLKKQARKKKKK, from the coding sequence TTGTTCGACAGCCTATCAGATAGACTTTCCGAAGCCTTTAAGAATTTCAAAGGGCAGGGACGGTTGGATGAGAAAAACATCCAGGCCGGTCTGCGCGAAGTGCGCCTTGCCCTTCTCGAAGCGGACGTAAACTACAAGGTCGTTAAAGATTTTGTGGAAAAGGTAAAGGAGCGCGCTCTCGGGCAGGAGGTCCAGAAATCCCTTTCTCCCGGACAGCAGGTAATCAAGGTCGTTAACGACGAGCTTACCGAGCTGCTCGGTGGCGAGCAGGAAGGACTTTCGCTCACCAAGGGCAAGCTTTCCAAAATAATGATGGTCGGCCTTCAGGGGTCCGGTAAGACCACTTCTTCAGCCAAGATTGCCTTGTATCTGCGGCGTAAGAAGTTCAAGCCCTACCTTGTCCCTGCCGACGTCTACCGTCCCGCTGCGATTGATCAGCTTCATGTGCTGGCCAAGCAGCTGGATATGCCGGCCTACCCGTCCACTACGGAAATGAACCCCGTGGACATCTGCCGTGACGCTATGGTCAAGGCGGAAGAAGCCGGATGTGATGTTCTGCTTTTCGATACAGCCGGGCGTCTGCATATTGATGAACCCCTGATGGAGGAACTTGCTTCCATCAAGGAAGAATGCACCCCGGATGAAATCCTTTTCGTGGCGGATGCGATGACAGGGCAGGACGCTGTCAACGTAGCCTCCACCTTTGACGACAAACTTGATGTTACCGGTGTCGTCCTTACCAAAATGGATGGTGATGCCCGAGGCGGTGCGGCGCTCTCCATCAAATCAGTTACCGGTAAGTCAGTTAAGTTTGTCGGTATGGGTGAGAAGCTCAACGAGCTCGAACTCTTCTACCCGGACAGGGCCGCTTCAAGAATTCTCGGCATGGGGGATGTCCTTTCCCTGATCGAGAAAGCCCAGTCGGTGATGGATGAGGGAGAAGCTGAAGAGCTGACCGAGAAATTCCGCAAGGCAAAGTTTGATCTTGAGGATTTCCGCACCCAGATGCGCAGAATGAAGAAGATCGGTTCCATGGGGTCGATCATGAAAATGATCCCCGGACTCGGCGGGCTGACCAAGCAGCTCGGCGATATGGAGATCCCGGACAAGGAACTGAACAGGATAGAAGCCATCATCTCGTCCATGACCATGGAAGAGCGCAGGCAGCCCAAACTTATCAATCCCAGCCGCAGGCAGAGGATTGCCAAGGGTTCCGGCGTCAAGCTCGAAGAGGTCAATCAGATGCTCAAGAATTTTGAGCAGATGAGCAAGATGATGAAGAAAATGATGGGCGGAAAAGGTGGAAAGGGCAAAATGCCCAAGATGCCTAATATGCCCGGAATGCCCGGACTTGGTGGCGGTGCAGGAATGCCGGGAATGCCCGGTATGGAAGGGCTCGAAGGTATGGAAGGAATGGGCGGAATGGTCCAGCCGACCAAGGCCAAGAGCAAAAAGACCCTTCAGGCCCGCAAAAAGAAAAAGCTTAAAAAGCAGGCCCGCAAGAAAAAGAAGAAATAG
- a CDS encoding (Fe-S)-binding protein: MPVSKLLRKELQHTADECIDCGKCMTLCRFLAESGSPVSIALKGLASDDDVDNLSIRSYDCSTCGLCSAVCPVAAQPERMFKELRNHAQANGLFKLEQHSPLLKYEKLGRRFPFKGEFIPDGCTTVFFPGCTLPAMHPDSTRITYKILKRNDPLMGLVLNCCSKPSKMLGLKSRHEERLSTLVHHLERKGVKKILTACPNCHVTFKEFNTKLEIVSIYRKLKYLNFTPVRPKLKEVTVHDPCVTRYETEMHKDVRALLKAVGVRVVEMKHNRTKTLCCGEGGATQFYNKIYAKNWSRKRITEAHRTGVPMVTYCAGCVNFLGYNYPTAHVLDILMVKRKGIPKPVAFPFNYLNRLILRFSAR, translated from the coding sequence ATGCCTGTATCAAAACTGCTGCGAAAAGAACTGCAACACACCGCTGACGAATGCATTGACTGCGGTAAATGCATGACCCTGTGCCGCTTTCTGGCTGAAAGCGGTTCCCCGGTTTCCATTGCCCTGAAAGGGCTTGCCTCCGATGACGATGTCGACAACCTGTCCATCAGGTCGTACGACTGTTCCACCTGCGGGCTGTGCTCAGCAGTCTGCCCCGTTGCAGCACAGCCGGAACGCATGTTCAAGGAACTGCGCAACCACGCGCAGGCCAACGGGCTGTTCAAACTTGAACAACACTCCCCCCTGCTTAAATATGAGAAACTGGGCAGACGCTTTCCATTTAAAGGTGAATTCATTCCCGACGGCTGTACAACCGTATTCTTTCCGGGCTGCACCCTCCCGGCCATGCATCCCGATTCCACAAGAATCACCTATAAAATTCTGAAACGTAATGACCCGCTCATGGGACTGGTTCTCAACTGCTGCTCCAAGCCTTCAAAGATGCTCGGCCTGAAAAGCAGACACGAAGAGAGACTTTCCACGCTGGTCCACCATTTGGAGCGCAAGGGGGTGAAAAAGATACTCACCGCCTGCCCCAATTGTCATGTGACCTTTAAAGAATTCAACACCAAGCTTGAGATCGTTTCCATTTACCGTAAACTGAAATACTTGAATTTCACCCCGGTCAGACCCAAGCTCAAGGAAGTGACTGTCCACGATCCCTGCGTAACCCGCTATGAAACTGAAATGCACAAGGACGTACGCGCCCTGCTCAAAGCCGTAGGGGTACGGGTGGTGGAAATGAAGCACAACCGCACCAAAACCCTGTGCTGCGGAGAGGGCGGGGCAACCCAGTTTTACAATAAGATATATGCCAAAAACTGGTCCCGCAAACGGATCACCGAAGCCCACCGGACCGGGGTTCCCATGGTCACCTATTGTGCCGGGTGCGTTAATTTCCTCGGCTACAACTATCCCACCGCCCATGTTCTGGATATATTGATGGTCAAAAGAAAAGGAATCCCCAAACCGGTGGCTTTTCCATTCAATTATTTGAATCGGCTGATCCTGCGGTTTTCCGCCCGATAG
- a CDS encoding KH domain-containing protein, with amino-acid sequence MLKDLVEYIAKSLVDNPDEVVVTEIEGEQTSVIELKVAKEDLGKVIGKQGRTARAMRTLLGAASTKVRKRSVLEILE; translated from the coding sequence ATGTTGAAGGATTTAGTAGAGTACATCGCGAAATCGCTTGTTGACAATCCGGATGAAGTAGTTGTCACCGAGATCGAAGGGGAGCAGACTTCCGTAATCGAACTCAAGGTCGCTAAAGAAGACCTCGGTAAGGTTATCGGTAAGCAGGGCCGCACCGCGCGTGCCATGAGAACCCTGCTCGGTGCTGCATCAACCAAGGTGAGAAAACGCTCTGTTCTGGAAATTCTGGAATAG
- the rpsP gene encoding 30S ribosomal protein S16, whose protein sequence is MAIKLRLTRMGSKKRPFYRIVAINSETRRDGRPLDFCGYYNPMVEPVEVKIDKEKVEKWLERGAEPSDTVKSLLKANS, encoded by the coding sequence ATGGCTATTAAACTCAGACTGACCCGTATGGGCTCCAAAAAACGCCCTTTTTACAGAATCGTAGCAATCAACAGCGAAACCAGACGTGACGGTCGTCCTCTGGACTTCTGCGGTTATTACAACCCCATGGTTGAGCCTGTTGAAGTGAAAATTGACAAGGAAAAAGTAGAGAAGTGGCTTGAGAGAGGCGCTGAGCCCAGCGATACCGTAAAATCTCTCCTCAAAGCTAATTCCTAG